The Dickeya poaceiphila DNA window ACCGGGAATCCGCGCCACCATTTCCTCATACAAGGTCTGACGCAACGCCGCATGAGGTGCCATCGTCTGCTCGCAATAACGATTCTCTTCCTGCAGCCAACCCAGCACCTCTGGGTTATTGCGTTCATCATCTCGCAGCCAGTAGTAATTATCGATGCGGGTATCGCCATGCATCGTCATCACATGCGGGCGTCTTTCGGCTTGCGGCGCTTTCATCCACGTCACTCCTTTCCATCATTGATCAGGTTCTGCCTTACATCGCCTCTCGGTTTATGCTGGCGAACCAGCGGCAATGAGGCAGCAAATGCCCAAAGCCTGTCATGAATCGGCAGGGGAATCCAGCACGTGCCGAGATCTGCATGAATTTTCAATCGCTTTTGCGTACCGGTACGCGAATGATGCCAAACGCAAACGTTTTCGTTTATACTGCAGCCACGTTCGGGCCCCAGTCTGCCCGTTTTTACTACAACCTCTTTCTTACAACACCATCAGGTATCAGGTTATGTTAACAATGGGAACAGCCCTGCGTCCCGGAGCCACTCGCGTCATGCTGTTAGGCTCCGGCGAGTTGGGAAAAGAAGTGGCGATAGAGTGTCAGCGTCTGGGAATTGAAGTCATCGCGGTGGATCGCTACGCCGATGCCCCGGCAATGCAGGTTGCCCATCGTAGCCATGTCATCAATATGTTGGACTGCGACGCATTAAAACAGCTGGTATTGCAGGAACGCCCCGATTATATCGTGCCTGAAATCGAAGCTATCGCCACCGACATGCTGGTTGCTTTGGAACAGCAAGGGCAACGTGTAGTGCCGTGCGCTGAAGCCACCCGTCTTACCATGAACCGTGAAGGTATCCGCCGGCTGGCAGCGGAAACGCTGGGCTTGCCGACGTCCAGTTATCGTTTTGCCGCTGACGAAGTCGCGTTTCGTCAGGCCGCTCAGGAGTTAGGCTTTCCCTGTATCGTCAAACCGGTGATGAGTTCCTCAGGGAAAGGTCAGAGCCTGATCCGTTCTCCCGAACAGTTGGATCACGCCTGGCGCTATGCCCAGGAAGGGGGCCGGGCTGGCGGCGGAAAAGTGATTGTAGAAGGGCTGGTAAAATTCGATTTCGAAATCACACTGTTAACCATCCATGCCGTTGACGGCCTGCACTTCTGCGAACCGATTGGTCACCGTCAGGAAGACGGCGATTACCGTGAATCCTGGCAACCGCAACAGATGAGCGACCTGGCGTTAACGCGGGCTAAACAGATTGCGGGTAACGTAGTAAAAGCGCTGGGAGGGTTCGGCCTGTTTGGCGTGGAGCTGTTTATCTGCGGTGACGATGTCATTTTCAGTGAGGTTTCGCCGCGCCCACACGATACCGGCATGGTGACGCTCATTTCGCAGGATCTGTCCGAGTTTGCCTTACATGTTCGCGCATTTCTCGGTTTGCCGATCGGTGCAATCCGCCAGTACGGTCCATCCGCTTCTGCGGTTATTCTGCCGGAGCTAACCAGCAATAATGCACGTTATCAAGGGCTGGAACACGCGCTGCAACCCCATACACAGATTCGTCTGTTCGGCAAACCGGACATCAGCGGACGCCGTCGGATGGGTGTCGCACTGGCGACCGCCGACAGCACCGATGCGGCAGTACAACTGGCGAAAGCAAGTGCATCTGCCGTTAATGTCATCGGCTAACGTCAGGCACAAAACGCGATTAAACACAAAAAAGCCCGCAATTGCGGGCTTTTTGAATGAAAAAAGGGAAAAAACGATTAGGCTGTCGCACCTGCGACTGCTTCACGCGCCAGCATGGTGATGCGATCATAATCGCCGCTTTCCAATGCATCAGCAGGCACCAGCCAGGAACCACCGACGCACAGCACGCTTTTCAGCGCCAGATAGTCGCGGTAATTCTTCAGCGAAATGCCGCCAGTCGGGCAAAAACGGATCTTGCCGAACGGACCCGCTATCGCCTGAAGTGCTTTTACCCCACCGTTAGCCTCTGCCGGGAAGAATTTAAACTCACGCAAACCGTAATCCATCCCCAGCATCAGTTCGGATACCGTGCTAATTCCAGGGATCAGCGGAATGGTGCCTTCTGTTGCGGCTTTCAACAACGGCTCAGTCAGACCAGGGCTGATGGCAAACTGCGCCCCTGCTGCGGTCACTTCCGCCAATTGCTGCGGGTTGATAACCGTGCCCGCACCGACGATGGCGTCCGGTACTTCCTGAGCGATGAGGCGAATTGCCTCTACCGCGCAATCGGTACGCAGCGTCAGTTCCAGCACACGTACGCCACCCGCCACCAGTGCTTTCGCCATCGGCACCGCGTGTTCCAGTTTATTAATCACAATTACAGGAACAACCGGACCGGCTGTCAGAATGTGTTCCGCACTGGTTTTCCAGTTTTTCATCGAGGGTAATCTCCAGTCATGCCCAACGGGCATCGATTAATTATCTGGCGCGCCCCTGCCACAGGGATCTGCAGTGACCCACAGATGTCCGACCGCACCGTCAGCCAAAAAACGCTAACGGCTTCGCCCTGCTACAGACAGGGCAAAACCGCTTATTCCACCTCGTTCCAGGAACGCCCATCGCGGGTAATCATGGCGACAGAGGCTACCGGTCCCCAGGTCCCAGCCTGATAAGGCTTGGGAGAATCATTGTCCATTGCCCAGGCATCCATAATCGAATCCACCCATTTCCAGGCTTCTTCCACCTCGTCACGACGCACAAACAGCGCCTGAATACCGCGCATACTTTCCAGCAACAACCGTTCATAGGCGTCAGCCAGATGTTGCTGGTTAAAGGTTTCCGAGAAGCTCAGGTCAAGCTTGGTCGTCTGCAAACGATGTTTATGGTCAAGCCCAGGGATCTTGTTGAGAATCTGGATTTCCACCCCTTCGTCCGGTTGCAGACGGATGATCAGCTTGTTTTGCGGCAACTGCTGATAGGAATCGTGGAATAAATTGAGCGCCGGGTTTTTAAAGTAGACCACCACTTCCGAGCATTTTGACGGCAAGCGCTTGCCGGTGCGCAGATAAAACGGTACACCGGACCAACGCCAGTCATCGATATCGACGCGAATCGCCACGAAGGTTTCGGTATTACTGGTTTTGTTGGCCCCTTCTTCTTCCAGATAACCCGGCACTTTCTTGCCCTGGACAAACCCGCTGGTGTACTGACCACGCACCGTTACGTCATGCACGTTGGATCGATCAATACGGCGCAGTGACCGCAGGACTTTCACCTTCTCATCACGAATGCGATCAGTGCTTAGATCCGCCGGCGGCGACATGGCAATCATGGTCAAAATTTGCAACAGATGGTTCTGAATCATGTCGCGCATCTGGCCAGCTTTATCGAAATACCCCCAACGTCCTTCAATGCCGACCTCTTCCGCCACGGTAATCTGCACGTGGTCGATAGTGCGGTTATCCCAATTGTTGGCAAACAAGGAATTGGCGAAACGTAGCGCCAGCAAATTCAGCACGGTTTCTTTGCCGAGATAGTGGTCGATACGGTAGACCTGGCTTTCGTTGAAAAACTCCGCCACCTGATTATTGATCACCCGTGACGACGCCAGATCCGTGCCCAGCGGTTTTTCCATCACCACGCGCGCCGGTTCTTTATTCAGACCAGCCTGCCCCAGGCCGCGGCAGATCGCACCGAAAGTGCTCGGCGGCATGGCGAAATAATTGATAGTAGTGCGATTAGGCTGATCGAGCATCAATCCTAAGCGCTTAAAACCTTCAGTGTCTTCCACATCCAGATTACAGAAGTCAAGCCGATTGCTCAGTGTTGTCCATAATGCCGGGTCAAGCGGCTCCTTGAGAAAGGTTTCCAGCGCTTCATGCACCACATTGGTATAGGCGTCGCGGTCCCATGCCGCCCTTCCTACACCGATAATGCGGGTTTCTGGATGAATATGGCCTGCTTTTTCCAGTTGATACAGTGAAGGCAGCAATTTACGGCGCGCAAGGTCGCCCTTCGCACCGAAAATAACCAGGTCACACGCCTGGGCTGTTGACGTTACCGCCATTTTCAATCTCCTCATTGCAGGACGCTGTAATTTTATTACATTAATAATGTACTATTTTTGACACAAACCAGTAAACCCGTGAGAAAACCACATTATCAACTGGTTACTGTATCACAAGACCTCAGAACCTATTGTGCTGGTGAAAAAAATGAGTCTGGCATCTACTTAAAAGAGAAACTTTCCATCATTTTTGACAGCCAATTACCATTCTGAAAGTTAGACACACATCATATTCTGACAAAAAAAGCTGATGCCTTGCTGTGTCGCCCTCTGCCAACCGTTACTGGCTCGTAGTATATTTCATAAAATCTGCATCGGTTTCACCTTTGGGTGAAATCCAAAATACCATAGATGGTCGTTGTCATATGAATATGCTGGAAAAAATCCAGGGTCATCTGGAGTTGTTAAGCAAATCGGAACGAAAGGTGGCGGAAGTTATTCTCGCCTCGCCTCAGACAGCCATCCACTCCAGTATCGCCACTCTCGCCGGCATGGCCGAGGTCAGTGAACCCACAGTCAATCGCTTCTGTCGCCGTCTGGATACCAAAGGCTTTCCTGATTTTAAACTGCATCTGGCGCAGAGCCTGGCCAACGGAACACCTTACGTGAACCGCAATGTGGAGGAAGACGACTCGGTTGAGTCTTACACCAGCAAGATTTTTGAATCAACCATGGCTGGGCTGGAACATGTGAAGTCCTGTCTGGATATACAGGCCATCAACCGCGCGGTGGATTTGCTCACTCAGGCGCGCAAGATTTCTTTCTTCGGGTTTGGCGCCTCGGCAGCGGTCGCCCACGATGCGATGAACAAGTTTTTTCGTTTCAATATTCCAGTGGTTTACTTTGACGACCTGGTCATGCAGCGCATGAGTTGTATGAACTCCAGCGAGGGCGACGTGGTAGTGCTGATTTCACATACTGGACGCACTAAAAGTCTGGTAGATATGGCGCGGCTGGCACGGGAAAACGACGCTACCGTCATCGCCATCACGTCGGACAGTTCCCCTCTTTCGCGGGAAGCTTCACTCACGTTGCAGGTTGAGGTGCCGGAAGATACTGATGTTTATATGCCGATGGTGTCACGCATCGCCCAGTTGACGCTGATAGATGTATTGGCTACAGGTTTTACTCTGCGACGCGGCGCAAAATTCCGCGATAACTTGAAGCGTGTCAAGGAAGCATTACGAGAATCACGATTTGATAAGGAAGAACGATTCAGCAATCCGTTTAATTAGTATGCTATAACATCGGGTGGCAAGGCGGGGAAGCCTCTCAGGAAGACATCCTGCCACCGAATCATAATTATAGGCGCGGCATCCGGACAGCGCAGAGCGGCGGCAGTGTCCCCTCTCCTGACGGCATTACCACATTACAGCAGCTTCACCAGTCAACGGAGTTATACATGTCCAGACGGCTCAGAAGAACCAA harbors:
- the purT gene encoding formate-dependent phosphoribosylglycinamide formyltransferase yields the protein MLTMGTALRPGATRVMLLGSGELGKEVAIECQRLGIEVIAVDRYADAPAMQVAHRSHVINMLDCDALKQLVLQERPDYIVPEIEAIATDMLVALEQQGQRVVPCAEATRLTMNREGIRRLAAETLGLPTSSYRFAADEVAFRQAAQELGFPCIVKPVMSSSGKGQSLIRSPEQLDHAWRYAQEGGRAGGGKVIVEGLVKFDFEITLLTIHAVDGLHFCEPIGHRQEDGDYRESWQPQQMSDLALTRAKQIAGNVVKALGGFGLFGVELFICGDDVIFSEVSPRPHDTGMVTLISQDLSEFALHVRAFLGLPIGAIRQYGPSASAVILPELTSNNARYQGLEHALQPHTQIRLFGKPDISGRRRMGVALATADSTDAAVQLAKASASAVNVIG
- a CDS encoding bifunctional 4-hydroxy-2-oxoglutarate aldolase/2-dehydro-3-deoxy-phosphogluconate aldolase, with protein sequence MKNWKTSAEHILTAGPVVPVIVINKLEHAVPMAKALVAGGVRVLELTLRTDCAVEAIRLIAQEVPDAIVGAGTVINPQQLAEVTAAGAQFAISPGLTEPLLKAATEGTIPLIPGISTVSELMLGMDYGLREFKFFPAEANGGVKALQAIAGPFGKIRFCPTGGISLKNYRDYLALKSVLCVGGSWLVPADALESGDYDRITMLAREAVAGATA
- the zwf gene encoding glucose-6-phosphate dehydrogenase, with the protein product MAVTSTAQACDLVIFGAKGDLARRKLLPSLYQLEKAGHIHPETRIIGVGRAAWDRDAYTNVVHEALETFLKEPLDPALWTTLSNRLDFCNLDVEDTEGFKRLGLMLDQPNRTTINYFAMPPSTFGAICRGLGQAGLNKEPARVVMEKPLGTDLASSRVINNQVAEFFNESQVYRIDHYLGKETVLNLLALRFANSLFANNWDNRTIDHVQITVAEEVGIEGRWGYFDKAGQMRDMIQNHLLQILTMIAMSPPADLSTDRIRDEKVKVLRSLRRIDRSNVHDVTVRGQYTSGFVQGKKVPGYLEEEGANKTSNTETFVAIRVDIDDWRWSGVPFYLRTGKRLPSKCSEVVVYFKNPALNLFHDSYQQLPQNKLIIRLQPDEGVEIQILNKIPGLDHKHRLQTTKLDLSFSETFNQQHLADAYERLLLESMRGIQALFVRRDEVEEAWKWVDSIMDAWAMDNDSPKPYQAGTWGPVASVAMITRDGRSWNEVE
- a CDS encoding MurR/RpiR family transcriptional regulator, with amino-acid sequence MNMLEKIQGHLELLSKSERKVAEVILASPQTAIHSSIATLAGMAEVSEPTVNRFCRRLDTKGFPDFKLHLAQSLANGTPYVNRNVEEDDSVESYTSKIFESTMAGLEHVKSCLDIQAINRAVDLLTQARKISFFGFGASAAVAHDAMNKFFRFNIPVVYFDDLVMQRMSCMNSSEGDVVVLISHTGRTKSLVDMARLARENDATVIAITSDSSPLSREASLTLQVEVPEDTDVYMPMVSRIAQLTLIDVLATGFTLRRGAKFRDNLKRVKEALRESRFDKEERFSNPFN